The Pygocentrus nattereri isolate fPygNat1 chromosome 2, fPygNat1.pri, whole genome shotgun sequence genome has a window encoding:
- the LOC108412586 gene encoding insulin receptor substrate 2-B: protein MANFASYQESKGEMLMLEPQQQRAIGTKPAANGDTSVGEPPSSSSLLSSGVARFHQHLPPPHHHHHHQATQPKGQQQPSQHHYQAQPHLDAENQQESPRSSSSWVNPVHEATAATSSHTQATSAASALAVNAAAAAATDGVDDIRKCGYLRKQKHGHKRFFVLRSSSHLGPSRLEYYDSEKKFRSSLRSAVAATSSAGAAAAATASPPKRVIYLYQCFTVNKRADSKNKHLIALYTKDEYFAIVAENEQEQEDWYLALSELMSEGKKGHMEADELDDSYGVVTPGTVFKEVWQVNVKPKGLGQTKNLTGVYRLCLSAKTIHLVKLNSETPCVNLQLMNIRRCGHSESFFFIEVGRSSSIGPGELWMQVDDSVVAQNMHETILETMKALKAFAEFRPRSKSQSSGSNPMAFITTRRHLGNLPPSQTGLQRRSRTESVVGTPPSSKSSGASGYRFRTSSEGEGTMNRPFRSVTGSLMHLNTARANLSRQESSSGGAGNRYVRALPGANYHARSASLPVSHFPSTTSPVSVSSSSGHGSVTDTITRPSSASICGSPSDGGFNSSDECGSSPGDFRYFRVRSNTPDSLGNTPPIREEHCLSDYMAMGWNRDMFGGSAGEASRDESTDEDSRTGSFRRRTPSFTRQIGGGGAGGVAVYQKTTQTNFSLDEAVAEGSSLGSSGQPASTSSSLRSDYSSSSEHSQDRPPAMRAADSFKDDGYMPMMAGVVPSPRDTDYMPMQPSALLSASPQIHCTASQHVDSQGYMMMLPGGSGSTDSSAPASPHISSRGLSQRGAERPENGEYMDMSQSRPTAGGRKLSNDSYYTLTTPEMPKSYSPYFSLPRSYKTPTRNRSEHDEYVPMSSPAKPIYTPPTATPEHSGRCSSSDVLQHNGCSDVHVTDRRAVRPNLLPLSRRSLQGSFRVSKDVEGPSSPGEYINIEFGDQATYSACPLTTEDASSVHSTSQERRCSPLPQDYMSVEVDSLPPKSQSPRPSLVAPWNPPTYIRPMTSSSSHGSGVSVGRQDDYTEMSFVQREGSRSHAAMLPHLRVVEQCCPSSSPPPEPKVIRADPQGRRRHSSETFVMSSEVTGGSGPNSSAPVPSGAPQVGGSKWQSSPSFDSVWMCVDSMPANAVEAPGFSSNRAEASTSSMRTERTQSAEHQNSLNYIALDLREDPRAGNTLEAPPLSPSAVPLLENGAYASIDFTKSEGITAVSKD from the coding sequence ATGGCAAATTTTGCAAGTTACCAAGAGAGCAAAGGCGAAATGTTGATGCTGGAGCCGCAGCAGCAGAGGGCTATTGGGACTAAACCGGCGGCCAACGGCGACACCTCTGTCGGGGAacccccttcttcttcttccctgCTCAGTAGCGGTGTAGCTCGCTTCCATCAACACTTACCGCCtcctcaccaccaccaccaccaccaggcTACACAGCCGAAGGGACAGCAACAGCCGTCGCAACACCACTACCAGGCGCAGCCACATTTGGATGCCGAAAACCAGCAGGAATCACCGAGGTCCTCCTCGTCTTGGGTTAACCCGGTACACGAGGCCACCGCTGCTACTTCAAGCCACACACAGGCTACCTCAGCTGCCTCTGCTTTAGCTGTGAACGCCGCTGCCGCTGCTGCTACGGACGGAGTGGATGACATTAGAAAGTGCGGTTACCTGCGGAAACAGAAACACGGCCATAAGAGGTTTTTTGTCTTGCGGTCGTCGAGTCATTTAGGGCCGAGCCGACTGGAGTACTATGACAGCGAAAAGAAATTTCGTAGTAGCCTTCGCTCCGCGGTTGCTGCCACCTCATCTGCCGGGGCCGCGGCCGCGGCCACTGCCTCTCCTCCCAAACGGGTGATCTATCTGTACCAGTGTTTCACTGTAAACAAAAGGGCGGATTCAAAGAACAAACACCTCATAGCTCTGTATACTAAGGATGAGTACTTTGCAATTGTGGCTGAGAATGAGCAGGAGCAGGAGGACTGGTACTTGGCCCTGAGTGAGCTAATGAGTGAGGGCAAAAAAGGCCACATGGAGGCGGATGAGCTCGATGACAGCTACGGTGTGGTAACCCCAGGCACCGTCTTCAAGGAGGTGTGGCAGGTAAACGTAAAACCTAAAGGCCTAGGCCAAACAAAAAATCTCACTGGTGTGTACAGGCTGTGCCTCTCTGCAAAGACCATTCACTTGGTGAAACTGAACTCTGAGACCCCATGCGTAAACCTGCAGCTGATGAACATCAGACGCTGCGGCCACTCGGAAAGCTTCTTCTTCATAGAGGTTGGGCGCTCCTCCTCCATCGGCCCTGGGGAGTTATGGATGCAGGTGGATGACTCTGTGGTGGCTCAGAACATGCATGAGACCATTTTAGAGACCATGAAGGCGCTGAAGGCCTTTGCTGAATTCAGGCCGAGGAGTAAAAGTCAGTCTTCAGGCTCCAACCCTATGGCGTTCATTACCACACGCCGCCACCTGGGCAACCTTCCTCCCAGTCAGACCGGACTCCAGCGGCGGTCACGGACTGAGTCTGTAGTGGGCACCCCACCTAGCAGTAAGAGCAGTGGTGCGAGCGGCTACCGGTTTCGCACCTCCAGTGAGGGCGAGGGCACTATGAACCGCCCCTTTCGGTCCGTAACAGGCAGCCTGATGCACCTCAATACAGCCCGTGCCAACTTGAGCAGACAGGAGAGCAGCAGTGGTGGAGCTGGCAATCGATATGTACGAGCCTTACCAGGTGCCAACTACCACGCACGATCAGCCTCTCTTCCAGTCTCCCACTTCCCCTCCACCACCAGTCCAGTTAGTGTGTCCAGCAGCAGCGGCCACGGCTCcgttactgacacaatcacgCGCCCTTCGAGTGCGTCCATCTGTGGCTCACCCAGTGATGGAGGCTTCAACTCCTCTGATGAGTGTGGCTCCAGCCCAGGAGACTTCCGCTACTTCAGAGTACGTAGCAACACCCCTGACTCGCTGGGCAACACACCGCCTATCCGTGAGGAGCATTGTCTCAGTGACTATATGGCCATGGGTTGGAaccgagacatgtttggtggAAGTGCTGGGGAGGCTTCTCGTGATGAGAGCACAGATGAAGATTCGCGGACAGGGTCATTCAGAAGGCGAACTCCCTCATTCACCAGGCAAATCGGGGGTGGCGGCGCAGGTGGAGTCGCTGTTTATCAGAAAACAACTCAGACCAACTTCTCGCTGGACGAGGCTGTGGCTGAGGGAAGCTCACTGGGCAGCAGTGGCCAGCCTgcctccacctcctcatcgctTCGCTCTGACTACAGCTCCAGCTCTGAACACAGCCAGGACCGCCCTCCTGCTATGCGGGCTGCGGACTCCTTTAAAGATGATGGATACATGCCTATGATGGCTGGTGTCGTGCCCTCCCCACGCGACACAGACTACATGCCTATGCAACCTAGTGCCCTCCTCTCTGCCTCCCCACAGATCCACTGCACTGCCTCCCAACATGTAGACTCACAAGGCTACATGATGATGCTGCCAGGTGGGAGCGGTAGCACAGACTCCTCAGCACCAGCCAGTCCTCACATCAGTAGCAGGGGTCTCAGTCAGAGAGGTGCTGAGCGCCCTGAGAATGGAGAATACATGGACATGTCCCAGAGCAGGCCCACAGCAGGTGGACGAAAACTGTCTAACGACAGTTACTACACACTGACCACTCCTGAGATGCCCAAATCCTATAGCCCATACTTCTCCCTCCCACGCTCATACAAAACCCCAACAAGAAATCGGAGTGAGCATGATGAATATGTTCCCATGAGCTCACCAGCAAAACCCATCTACACCCCTCCCACTGCCACACCTGAGCATAGTGGTAGGTGCTCCTCTAGTGATGTGCTCCAGCACAATGGCTGTAGTGATGTGCATGTGACAGATCGCCGCGCGGTACGCCCCAACCTCCTCCCCCTTAGCCGGCGCAGTCTCCAAGGGTCGTTCAGGGTTAGCAAGGACGTAGAAGGCCCCTCCAGTCCTGGAGAGTACATTAACATTGAGTTTGGGGACCAGGCCACTTATTCTGCCTGCCCACTCACTACAGAGGATGCCTCTTCTGTCCACAGCACGAGCCAGGAGCGCAGGTGCTCGCCCCTCCCCCAGGACTACATGAGTGTTGAGGTGGACAGCCTTCCACCTAAAAGCCAGTCTCCACGGCCTTCTCTGGTGGCTCCTTGGAACCCACCTACATACATCCGCCCCATGACTTCCTCTTCCTCCCATGGCAGTGGGGTCAGTGTGGGTCGTCAGGATGATTACACTGAGATGAGCTTTGTTCAACGGGAGGGGTCCAGGAGCCATGCAGCTATGCTGCCACACCTGCGTGTTGTGGAGCAGTGTTGTCCAAGCTCTAGTCCCCCTCCTGAGCCAAAGGTGATCCGTGCAGACCCTCAGGGCAGGCGGAGACACAGCTCTGAAACCTTTGTCATGTCTTCAGAAGTAACAGGTGGGAGTGGCCCAAACAGCAGTGCCCCAGTGCCTAGCGGTGCCCCTCAGGTGGGGGGTAGCAAGTGGCAGAGCTCGCCGTCCTTTGACAGCGTGTGGATGTGTGTAGACAGTATGCCGGCAAATGCAGTGGAAGCACCTGGCTTCTCTTCAAACCGAGCTGAAGCAAGTACCTCTTCCATGAGGACTGAAAGGACTCAATCTGCGGAACACCAGAACAGCCTCAACTACATTGCCCTGGACCTGAGAGAGGACCCCCGGGCCGGGAACACCCTCGAAGCCCCTCCCTTGTCGCCCTCTGCTGTGCCCCTCCTGGAAAATGGGGCCTATGCCAGCATAGACTTCACTAAATCTGAGGGAATCACTGCAGTTTCTAAAG